Sequence from the Camelus dromedarius isolate mCamDro1 chromosome 12, mCamDro1.pat, whole genome shotgun sequence genome:
ataTGTTACATGATTTAGTACAGTATATCTGCCAACTAAAGAAAATGGACCACTGCTATGAAAAATACAACTTTCTAAgcacactaggaaaaaaaaacaattaaaagctAGAATAATTTAATACCCAAGTAAATGAATTCTTTAGAATCCTACCATTCCAAAACCAAAATTTCATTCTCATGTAGCTTTAATCAATGAATACTATGTAACAACTAATCAACAAGCAGTACCAGTCTTACATAAGTACTTTTCACTCCTGGGAAGAATTAATATACTTCCTAACACATTCTATGCACCCAGCATAACCCTTATACCAGAATGAAACCTGGGGAGCACAAAGAAAATAGATTAATACCTTACATTCACAAAGACACAAAATTCTGAACATAATATTTAGTTTGATCCTTTtggatgttttctttttggatttttttttttttaattcttcctaatttgtttttgaaacagGTCTTGAGAAGGACTCAGTCCAGGGCTAATTATTATATCTCTATTTATGCAAAATCTTCCTAAGCATTGACCCTCATGAACTACAAGGTTTTCCAGCTGGTAAGAACAGGCACTATTCCTGACCCAATGTGAGGAACAAGCACCCTTCTCTCTCATCTATCTGGGCAGATCTTTCCCAGCCTCAGGTAGTTTTCTCAAATGTTTGCACCGATCAGTACTTTTATGATGAGCTGAGAGGCGTTCTCTCTAGCTCTCCAGCATTCTCTCTCTCagtgtctgtctggctgtctctCTTTCCCACCACTGACACAGGTCTCTAGGTCTATGCTCTATGATATTGCATCCTCAGAATTCTAGCTGCTTGGTCTCCACAGAACCTCAACTTCATCTCAACTCAAGCAACATACCAGGACCTTCTAAGGTATTCTTCTCTGTGTCACAACAAGGGAACTTTTAAAGGTAATAAACCAGAAAATCCTAGAACCCAATTTGCTTCCCATCTCTTAGTGATCACTGTCAATTGGTTCTGACATCTAGTgtcttgaaaataattatttcatatatttctgttttctttatttcttttttcaataacTATATGAAGATATttgtagcagttttattcataatttcataGAGTTGGAACCAATGTGTTTCAGATGCATAGTTCACTAGCTGTGGAAACTAACCATAGACTTCTtggtttaaattttataaaaagaatgttTACTCGTGTTTCAAATGGCTACTCAAGTCTTGGTATGTAAAAATAAAGCATATcctttatattaaagaaaaactgagagCCACAaggatatttaagaaaataagtcCAACTTAAGAGTAATTTCAAAATTTCTGGCTCGTGTTTCTGTAAAGAAAAGAATTAGGGATAGTTAGTGAATTATATTTCCTCATTTAGTGGtgcctttctttttgcttttggtaAATTAATAGCacggaaaaaaaaattcagctgtgATTCCATCATTCAAAGAATTTCTATGCCTTATTTGCTTTGCAACAGGCTAAGCAAACACAGAAGAATGTCTGATATCAAGGTCCAATGAAAAACCAATTTCATCCAAGTAACATATATGAAGGATTTAGTAAAGTAGTGGTAataatctgaagaaaaatatactttACAATCAACTAAGGGTCTATAGTTGTTCTCTCCATTGCCTATTCTGAAGTTATGATCACAAACATTGAAGCCATAGTAAAGTATAAGTTACCAAAATGCCTAGTAAATGCCTAGCCAATATTAAATTATCAAAAATGTTAGTTTATGAATCCTTTTCTTCTGTCAATGATCTGCAAAATATCTTAGTTTTCCTTCAAGTTTGCAACAGATATAATTCTCCCTGTGTATATAAATCATCACATTCTTGGCATCATGAACAGCCTAAGTTACTCTCCTCTTCAACAAACtcctcatggcatttttcacctcTGTGTTTCTCACTGTGTAAATGATAGGATTTAACATGGGAGTGAGGATTATAAAGAACACGTTCATCAACAGGTCCACAGGGTAAGTGGCCACAGGACACGTGTAGGTGAAAATACAAGGGACAAAATAGAGCACCACTACTGTAAAGTGGGAACCGCAGATAGAGAGGGCCTTGCGCCATCCTTCAGAGCCGTGGGACTTCAGGAAGCTCAGGATGACTATGTAGGAGATGAGTAGCATGGAAAAAATGAGTAAGCACATGCCCCCACTGTTGGCTGCCACCACCACTCCAGGCCTGTAGGTGTCGCTGCAGGCAAGCTTCAACAATGAGAAGAAATCACACATGAAGTGGCCAATGACATTGGAACCACAGAATGGCAAGTTGACCATTAAAGGAATCTGCACAGTGGCATGTAGGATCCCCCCAGTCCAGGCCACCACCACCAGGAACTGGCAGAGCCCCTGTCACATGATGGTCGTGTAGTGCagaggcttgcagatggccacatagcgatCATAAGCCATGACAACAAGGATGATGATCTCTGATCCTCCCAGGAGGTGTTCAACAAAGATCTGAGTCATGCAGCCACCCCAGGAGATGGTTCCCCTCTCATACAGCAGGTCAATGATCATTTTAGGAGTGGTGACAGATGAATATATGGCATCTATGAAGGACAAGTAAGTAAGAAAGAAGTACATGGGAGCTGAAAGTGAAGGGCTGAGGGAGATGGTGATGACCATGAGCAGATTGGCCAACACAGTaaataggaaaatgaacaaaaacacaATGAAGAGTATTTTCTGCAAGTGTGGATTCTGCGTGAGTCCCAAGAGAACAAATTCAGTCACATTGTTGGGAGGCGTGAGGAGATCCATTCAGCAAGTAACACCTTCCTGGGGCCTGAATTATCTACAAGAATAAGGAGTGATTCCCATTAATCATGAAAGGATCGTGGTCTGAATATCTTGGTACAAAAACAGAGCAGTCACTGTACCTACGTAGTGTGTCCTTGACAGTCCTGCCTCAGTGCTTGTTTCAAATCTCTCTTACTTCCTCCACGATGTTTTCATCTCTTCAGACACCTAGTACCTGTCACCTGTAAAACATATACAGAGCAACATCTGATGGGTAATTTACTGAGAAAATCCTGAGCTATGTATGCGAGATCTGGATTACCTTTCTTGTTCCAACTCCATGTGACTCTGGTACATCAGCTCTGTGTCCCATGATTTCAAGCACTCTTTTGCATCTGTGAGGTTACAGATTGTAATTCTCAGATGGATCTTGTAAGCTAAGAGGTGCTGTACACAGACAAGAGATATTTCTTCTTCCACGAGTATTCAAATCTGAACCCTCAGCTCTAAATATGGAAAGAAAGACACTATGAATACATATCTCTAATAAGCAGGCAGTTTAGGGAAATGTATGTAAGTCGCTGGCAACACGCTCTCGCTGGTACCTGCCAGGACCCATAAGCTGTTCAGGTGTGTTCCCTCACTGCACCTACCACAGTGACTGGCATAATGTCCTCCCTGCCTGGAACCTGTTAGGTGCTGAGTAAGTGCTTGGTGAATTGCCGTTCTCCATGGGGGAGAATACACCTGCTTCCCCAGACCATAAACGTACCAGGAATTCAAGTGTTCTCACCCTCCTGCTCTGTTTATCATTACTCTCTACTTTATCAGAAGCATAAATAAATGTTGATATTAAGTTGTATTCCGTGTTAATCTTTCTGGCACACTTTATGGggtaatatgaaaatattatttgcctCTAGGAATGAGTATGTTATCAGGTCATTTTAGTATCAAGATAACTGTAGTGTTTgttaattaatacatttttattcttcaaaattctGTTCCACATACAATTTAACAGAGGCACATGCAATAAATTTACAGCACAGTAgacttggattaaaaaaaaaaactagtgtgTAAGTGTTCAGTACACGGAGGATCTGTCAAGTAAGGAAATCCTCATTTTCAAAgttctaaaagtaaaaatttattataagaacaaaaagaaatcagtttcTAGATAAGACAGAGAGATAAGTAATGTACtatacacatgaacatatatacacacaacacaaACACATGTAAAGTCTATTACTATAAATACCTATTTCAAGTTcactcattcaacacatatttattggaCACTGACtgt
This genomic interval carries:
- the LOC105103478 gene encoding LOW QUALITY PROTEIN: olfactory receptor 4C3D-like (The sequence of the model RefSeq protein was modified relative to this genomic sequence to represent the inferred CDS: substituted 1 base at 1 genomic stop codon) — protein: MDLLTPPNNVTEFVLLGLTQNPHLQKILFIVFLFIFLFTVLANLLMVITISLSPSLSAPMYFFLTYLSFIDAIYSSVTTPKMIIDLLYERGTISWGGCMTQIFVEHLLGGSEIIILVVMAYDRYVAICKPLHYTTIMXQGLCQFLVVVAWTGGILHATVQIPLMVNLPFCGSNVIGHFMCDFFSLLKLACSDTYRPGVVVAANSGGMCLLIFSMLLISYIVILSFLKSHGSEGWRKALSICGSHFTVVVLYFVPCIFTYTCPVATYPVDLLMNVFFIILTPMLNPIIYTVRNTEVKNAMRSLLKRRVT